One window of the Pelmatolapia mariae isolate MD_Pm_ZW linkage group LG15, Pm_UMD_F_2, whole genome shotgun sequence genome contains the following:
- the bmp2b gene encoding bone morphogenetic protein 2b: MVAVVRSLMVLLLAQVLLEGATGLIPEVGRRKYSESGKQTPEQSESFLNDFELRLLNVFGLGRRPTPSKQAVVPQYMVDLYRMHSANGDHSTKRPKSMGKHAERAASKANTIRSFHHEESMEALASLKGKTTQQFYFNLTSIPNEELITSAELRIYRDQVMGSASPNESSISDSTPASGLHRINIYEIFGVPATQGKEPLLRLLDTRMVQDSLSRWESFDVSPAISHWTSGNGHNHGFLVEVIHPEEGEMDSKDAHRRRRHVRVSRSLHQDQDSWPQARPLLVTYGHDSRGGSVLHKREKRQAAPRKQRRKHQHKASCKRHALYVDFSDVGWNEWIVAPPGYHAFYCHGECPFPLADHLNSTNHAIVQTLVNSVNSNIPRACCVPTDLSPISLLYLDEFEKVILKNYQDMVVEGCGCR; this comes from the exons ATGGTCGCCGTGGTCCGCTCTCTCATGGTACTGCTGCTCGCTCAGGTGTTGCTGGAAGGTGCTACGGGACTTATCCCCGAGGTCGGCCGGAGGAAATACAGCGAATCCGGGAAGCAGACCCCAGAGCAGTCAGAGAGCTTCCTCAACGACTTTGAGCTTCGGCTTCTCAATGTGTTTGGACTGGGGCGCAGGCCGACCCCGAGTAAGCAAGCCGTGGTGCCGCAGTATATGGTGGACCTTTACCGTATGCATTCAGCAAACGGAGACCATAGCACCAAACGACCCAAGAGCATggggaaacacgcagagagagccGCCAGCAAGGCCAACACGATTAGAAGCTTTCACCATGAAG AGTCTATGGAGGCCCTGGCCAGCCTAAAAGGCAAAACGACACAGCAGTTCTACTTTAATCTCACTTCTATTCCAAATGAGGAACTCATCACCTCTGCAGAGCTACGCATTTACAGGGATCAAGTCATGGGATCTGCAAGCCCCAACGAAAGCAGCATTAGTGACAGTACTCCTGCTAGTGGCCTCCATCGTATCAACATTTATGAGATATTTGGAGTTCCTGCCACTCAGGGCAAGGAACCTCTACTACGTCTGCTGGACACTCGAATGGTGCAGGACTCTTTGAGTCGCTGGGAAAGCTTTGACGTCAGTCCCGCTATATCTCATTGGACCTCTGGAAATGGCCACAATCACGGCTTCTTGGTGGAGGTGATTCACCCAGAGGAGGGGGAGATGGACAGCAAGGACGCCCACAGACGTAGGAGACATGTCAGGGTGAGCCGGTCGCTACACCAGGACCAGGACTCGTGGCCTCAGGCTCGGCCGCTGCTTGTGACATATGGCCACGACAGCCGCGGGGGCTCAGTGCTCCACAAACGGGAAAAAAGGCAAGCAGCACCCCGCAAACAACGTAGGAAGCACCAGCACAAGGCAAGCTGTAAGAGGCATGCCTTGTACGTGGACTTCAGTGATGTGGGCTGGAATGAGTGGATAGTGGCACCCCCTGGCTACCATGCCTTTTATTGCCATGGGGAATGTCCTTTCCCCCTAGCAGACCACCTCAATTCTACTAACCACGCCATTGTGCAGACACTTGTCAACTCAGTCAACTCGAACATCCCCAGAGCCTGTTGTGTGCCCACTGACCTCAGCCCCATTTCTTTGCTCTACCTGGACGAATTTGAGAAAGTAATCCTGAAAAACTACCAAGACATGGTGGTGGAGGGATGCGGCTGCCGGTGA